The genomic interval CCAGCTCGCCTGACTTCCGGCTGTTGTAACGGGCGCCCCGTAATTGCGGGCGCCCCTTACCGCTTGACGTGATTAGTGATTGGCCACTAACTTCAGCCTCATGGTCAGGATGAGCGCAGACGAGCGACGCGAGAGCGTCATCCGCGCGGCGATCACCGAGTTTGCCCGCGGTGGCTACCACGGGACCTCCACCGAGGCGATCGCCAAGCGCGTGGGGGTGTCGCAGCCGTATCTCTTCCGCCTCTTCAAGAACAAGCAGGAGCTCTTTCTCGCGGCGGCCCTCCGTGGCCTGAGGGAGACCCGGGAGGCGCTGGCTGATGCGGCGAGCGCCGTTCCGGCCCAGGATGCGCACATGGCCATGGCGACCGCGTACAAGAAGCTCCTCGCCGACGACCCCGACCGGCTGCTGATGCACATGCAGACGTACGTCGCCGTCGCGTCGGCCGAGGCGGCCGGGGATCACGAGTTCGGTGAGCCGATCCGTGCCGAATGGGCGGAGCTCTGGGACTCCACACACCTCACTCTCGGTGCGGACATCAAGGAGACCACCTACTTCATGTCCTACGGGATGCTGATCAACGTGCTTGCGTCGCTGGGCTTCGCGTCAAGTCACAGAGTGTGGTCGGGCTTCGACATGTCTACGGTTCCGACTACGGAGTAGTCGGGAGTGGGGCGGGCTGCCGTTGTCTCGTCGAATTTTCTGTCCAAGAAAGTTAGTAATTAATAACTAACCTCAGCAGGGGGAGTCGTGGAAGAGCAGGCAAAAGAGCCAACAACAGGCCGCCGAGGAGCCACCTGGGCCCTCGTCATCACCAGCGTCGCCGGCTTCGTGGCGGCGCTCGACAACCTCGTCGTCACCACCGCCCTCCCGTCCATCCGCAAGGACCTCGGCGGCGCGCTGGAAGACCTCGAATGGACAGTCAGCGCGTACACCCTCACCTTCGCCGTCCTGCTCATGCTGGGCGCGGCCCTCGGCGACCGGTT from Streptomyces spiramyceticus carries:
- a CDS encoding TetR/AcrR family transcriptional regulator, yielding MVRMSADERRESVIRAAITEFARGGYHGTSTEAIAKRVGVSQPYLFRLFKNKQELFLAAALRGLRETREALADAASAVPAQDAHMAMATAYKKLLADDPDRLLMHMQTYVAVASAEAAGDHEFGEPIRAEWAELWDSTHLTLGADIKETTYFMSYGMLINVLASLGFASSHRVWSGFDMSTVPTTE